The Calderihabitans maritimus genome segment AAACCTCGGGGACGAGCATTTACCACCTTAATCGTCTAACCGACAACCTGAACGTTCTTTTTGTGGGAATTGAAAAAGGAAAGGTCCGTATGATTTCCGTCTACAGTATCAACTACAAAGAGAATATGAAATCAGTAGCCGTGTTTTTTCATCCCCAAACGGTTCTGACCGGCGAATCTCTGGCTTCCTTGTATTACCGTAGGGGAATTAAAGCCCTGGAGGCAGCCCTAGAAAAGGCCATGGAAATTGAAATCAAATATTACCTTCGTATAGATAAGGCCATTCTCGACGAGGTCAGCCGATTCATCGATCCTATTGTTGTTTCGGAGTGGGAAGTAAACCTTTCCGAAATCTTTACCATGGGAGTAACTCCCTACGATGAGGAAATTCTGGGAGCCCTGGTCCGCGAGCTTACCAAGCCTCAGGTATACTTCGTTCACCTTCCCCGTCTGGTTATGACCTTCAAAAACTATGTGGATACCGACTTCCCCCTTACCCTGGAAAACCTCCTGGTACATTTTCGCATTGCTACTTCAATCGATACCAGATCTATTAAAAAGGTAATTATCCCATCAAGACCGTTGGAACAGCAATTCCTGACCGGCCTGATATACCAATTTACCAGATAAAAAAATTAACGCACGGTGTAGCACCGTGCTGAATTCAGGTGGGGATCACATTATATTTCGCTTGCGGCTTTTCTTTTTGTCTTCTTCAATCTGCTCATCGATATCCATAATCTTAACCAGTATCTTAATTTTGTCATTCTCTTTAGCGTTGACCCACTCATCTATTAAGTGATTTCGTCTTCGGCGCAGTTGAGCAAGATCAGCCATACTTTGAACCCCCTTTCCGGAAGTTTGTTTTTGTGAACACAAGTACAAAAAAGGAGAATAAAAAATTCTTCAAACTTAGTGAAATGAGGTGCAATCCCTTTTAAAATAAAATTCCCCTTGGTAAGTGAATTTATTCTAAAAATATCGAAAAATTCCTGCTCCTTTTGTAAAAATTTTTTGAACAAAATAAGTGGTAATTTTTTCTTACCCGATAAAACAGGAATTGTCTCTTCGGTGTCGAACCATTCTATGTTATCCTTTTCACTAATAATTATACTTATCATCTATGACATTGTCAATATTCTGAAAAATTATTCTTTATAAAATTTACTATCTCAAGGGGGCAAGAAAATGATTTATAGGCGTCGCTGGTTAGTCCTGCTCACGGTGCTGGTTCTGACCGCATACTTTATCGTCTCAGGAGTACAGGCGTCTCTTCCCGAGCCGGGGGGAGAAGGAGATCCTTTAGTAACCAAAAGCTACGTTGATAATTACATAGAAGCGCGATATCTGGAACTGCAGGAGCAGTTGGAAGCTCTATCGGCTCAGGTCACTGTGCTGGAAAACAGGGTTCAGGAACTGAAGGAAAGTATCAAGCCTAAAATAGTATTGACTATTGGTAAGAAGACGGCCTACATCGGCATGCAGCCAAAGGAACTGTTGGTTGCTCCTTTTACTAAGGGAGGAAGGACCATGGTTCCCTTCCGGTTTGTCGGGGAGGCTTTGGGAGCGGCTATCGGTTGGGAGCCCTCCACCCGCACAGTTAGTT includes the following:
- a CDS encoding stalk domain-containing protein, translated to MIYRRRWLVLLTVLVLTAYFIVSGVQASLPEPGGEGDPLVTKSYVDNYIEARYLELQEQLEALSAQVTVLENRVQELKESIKPKIVLTIGKKTAYIGMQPKELLVAPFTKGGRTMVPFRFVGEALGAAIGWEPSTRTVSYRRDGATLELKINSHQARFNGQEIKLDTAPLLVEGSTMVPVRVVSEFFGATVVWDGKTQTVTITP